From a region of the Bradyrhizobium sp. KBS0727 genome:
- a CDS encoding FecR domain-containing protein yields the protein MKNEVLRVAASSTSQINVGDGLLRDEVVRTGLDSATRLVMADSTNLSLGPNATLKLDRTVFDDEHHYRDVAVRLTSGTFRFVTGNSEKAAYKITTPLATIGVRGTILDILSQRNQTIVNLQEGASSVCTVTFDCIQLTLPGDTAVITFSGGKTTIKKTNNSPWTFAKTCSAAAGLCSTTQYADATPTVVPPVDDGSDPTGMLCGR from the coding sequence GTGAAAAATGAAGTTCTCCGCGTAGCCGCGTCTTCGACCAGCCAGATCAATGTCGGCGACGGATTGCTGCGCGACGAGGTCGTGCGCACCGGCCTCGACAGCGCAACGCGGCTGGTGATGGCCGACAGCACCAACCTGTCGCTCGGTCCGAATGCCACGCTCAAGCTCGACCGCACCGTGTTCGACGACGAGCACCATTATCGCGACGTCGCCGTGCGGCTGACGTCGGGCACCTTCCGATTCGTGACCGGCAATTCGGAGAAGGCCGCCTACAAGATCACGACGCCGCTGGCGACCATCGGCGTCCGCGGCACCATCCTGGATATCCTGTCGCAGCGCAACCAGACCATCGTCAACCTGCAGGAAGGCGCATCCTCGGTCTGCACGGTCACGTTTGATTGCATTCAGCTGACGCTGCCCGGCGACACCGCCGTCATCACCTTCAGCGGCGGCAAGACGACGATCAAGAAGACGAACAATTCGCCGTGGACCTTCGCCAAGACCTGCAGCGCAGCCGCGGGACTTTGCAGCACCACGCAATATGCGGACGCGACGCCCACGGTGGTTCCTCCCGTGGATGACGGCAGCGATCCCACCGGCATGCTGTGCGGGCGCTGA